Proteins encoded in a region of the Candidatus Bathyarchaeota archaeon genome:
- a CDS encoding ATP-binding protein — protein MDRLGRNMKLETICGEGLCKVKLYKKEGNTVRILSFPTEQFEKGDYLVIEDSNAGKALLVQVVDIQFANVPGILEELLRECSQSQEYIEGENLDPLEVFSQITMIQDARMLICKIRAALENGKLTNNTAWLPSRTHSTIKKIPISKLFSLAKINGNFPIYLGETKEKSQLFIDAQSLDGRLNIITGKKETGKSHLSKLLVLSLIHYGATVVVLDLNGEYTGLGLNENGSPNQYNGKVEVLTPGRNFKITLKQVDLRVMLNILLNALKLPGTSAREFRRIWRFLKERDMLSLKELGEAIRNWKCNQHIRDALFSRYYALLNSGFFTDNPKEAYSLEKCLEKAKLNGGAVIINMQDISTIDRQIVVEYVLGKLIELLTSWRLRAVFLFAEEAHLYLRDTYWDDIVTRMRHYGVFTTFITNQPDSIRESIYRQADNIFLFNFTNERDLETVSKASRVDSETVKSIARDLPPQHCLVLGKAVKDFPIVVKIRALNVQTKGKTRYFFTNSIKNLVKNN, from the coding sequence TTGGACCGTTTGGGAAGGAACATGAAACTTGAAACCATTTGCGGAGAGGGCCTCTGCAAAGTGAAGCTCTACAAAAAAGAGGGAAACACTGTTCGAATCCTAAGCTTCCCAACAGAGCAATTTGAGAAAGGAGATTACCTAGTAATTGAAGATTCAAATGCTGGAAAAGCGCTACTAGTTCAAGTAGTTGACATTCAATTTGCAAATGTGCCTGGAATACTTGAGGAACTACTGAGAGAATGTTCGCAAAGCCAAGAATACATCGAAGGAGAAAACTTAGACCCCCTCGAGGTTTTCTCTCAAATAACCATGATACAAGACGCAAGGATGCTAATATGCAAAATTAGGGCAGCATTAGAAAATGGAAAATTAACAAATAACACCGCTTGGCTTCCCTCAAGAACGCATTCAACCATAAAGAAGATACCAATCTCAAAGCTTTTTTCATTAGCCAAGATAAATGGAAACTTCCCAATCTACTTGGGTGAAACTAAGGAAAAATCGCAGCTTTTTATCGATGCGCAGTCTCTAGACGGAAGATTAAACATTATTACCGGGAAGAAGGAAACAGGGAAATCGCATCTTTCTAAGCTTCTAGTTTTAAGCCTCATCCATTACGGAGCGACAGTTGTGGTTCTAGACCTAAACGGAGAATACACCGGCCTAGGCTTAAACGAAAACGGCAGCCCCAACCAGTATAATGGCAAAGTTGAAGTGCTCACTCCGGGAAGAAACTTCAAAATAACGCTTAAGCAAGTCGATTTGAGAGTAATGCTAAATATTCTACTGAATGCCCTAAAACTGCCTGGAACCTCTGCCAGAGAATTCAGACGAATCTGGCGTTTCCTGAAAGAGCGAGATATGCTATCTTTAAAGGAGCTTGGCGAAGCTATTAGAAACTGGAAGTGCAACCAGCATATCCGTGACGCATTGTTCAGTCGATACTACGCTCTTTTAAACTCCGGATTTTTCACCGACAACCCCAAGGAGGCTTATTCCCTGGAAAAATGCCTAGAAAAGGCAAAATTAAATGGCGGAGCGGTAATAATCAACATGCAAGATATTTCTACAATTGATAGGCAAATAGTCGTCGAATACGTCCTAGGAAAACTTATTGAACTATTAACCAGCTGGCGGTTAAGGGCAGTTTTTCTATTCGCTGAAGAAGCTCACCTATACTTACGTGACACCTACTGGGACGATATAGTCACAAGAATGAGGCATTACGGAGTTTTCACAACTTTCATAACGAATCAGCCCGACTCAATTCGAGAAAGCATATACCGCCAAGCAGACAACATATTCCTATTCAACTTCACAAACGAACGAGACTTAGAAACAGTTTCAAAAGCCTCAAGAGTCGACAGCGAAACAGTAAAATCAATAGCAAGAGACTTACCGCCCCAACACTGCCTAGTACTAGGAAAAGCAGTAAAAGACTTCCCAATAGTCGTAAAAATAAGAGCGTTAAACGTGCAAACAAAAGGAAAAACAAGATATTTCTTCACAAACTCCATCAAAAACCTCGTAAAAAACAACTAA
- a CDS encoding winged helix-turn-helix transcriptional regulator: MESTDKDKERAKLFDALGHPTRIAILNALNERPLGFSELKRKLSIDSSGHLLHHLNKLDDLIKTDEHGKYCLSDQGRDALFVIKTVEWASKPKVKEVSARIINKWKRTAAILLVAFILVTIPLTNFYLAAVHENNEILYSLDAAASEQLFEVRYDIDILLYLLKYNNSTDTIRYKAEAISHRADTIIYLTRELQHYTGDLKCYNLHCTFFDLYVFIVSVLNDPPSEIIPELMKNNETFKEISSILGEMSVYVKQDRSIRAIPDTLIEELQMAVDKLSI; encoded by the coding sequence ATGGAAAGTACTGATAAGGATAAAGAGCGTGCTAAGCTTTTTGATGCGCTTGGGCATCCAACACGTATAGCTATTCTTAACGCTTTAAACGAAAGACCTTTAGGTTTTTCTGAACTGAAAAGGAAATTAAGCATCGATAGCAGCGGTCATCTTTTGCATCATTTGAATAAGCTGGATGACTTGATTAAGACTGATGAGCATGGGAAATATTGTCTTTCAGACCAAGGAAGAGACGCGTTGTTCGTGATAAAAACTGTAGAGTGGGCTTCTAAGCCAAAGGTTAAAGAAGTTAGCGCACGCATTATTAATAAGTGGAAGAGAACTGCTGCAATATTGCTGGTAGCGTTTATTTTAGTAACCATCCCTCTTACAAACTTTTACTTAGCAGCAGTACATGAAAACAATGAAATCTTATATTCGTTGGATGCTGCTGCTTCAGAACAATTGTTTGAAGTAAGATATGATATTGATATTCTGCTTTATCTTCTTAAATACAACAATAGTACGGATACCATAAGGTATAAAGCAGAGGCTATAAGCCATAGGGCAGACACAATCATCTACCTTACAAGAGAACTGCAGCATTATACAGGTGACCTAAAATGCTACAATTTACATTGTACCTTCTTTGATCTATACGTCTTCATTGTTAGCGTGTTAAACGACCCACCAAGTGAAATAATACCGGAATTAATGAAGAACAATGAGACTTTCAAGGAGATAAGTAGTATATTGGGAGAAATGTCCGTATATGTAAAGCAAGATAGAAGCATTAGGGCAATACCTGACACACTTATTGAAGAACTCCAGATGGCTGTGGATAAACTTTCAATCTAA